The Planctomycetaceae bacterium DNA window TGAAGGAAGTAAACTCCTGTCGTTTGACTCCTGAAAATAGATTATCCAACTGAATACTGTGCATCAATTGTGCTACAATGGAAGCGATGCACAAAAGCGATTTTTCTTTCGGCAGACTCGGACATACCTTTGAAAATGCGCCGAGCATATGTTGAATTACCGGCTTAATCATCTCGTCTAAAAATCTATCTTTTGAAAATTTCGGATTTAGCATTTCCCATCCGCACATTTTTAAAAATCTTCTGCCGCCCGCTTCATTCGTAAGAGGTTCTACAAAAGATTCCGCGAAAACGGTAATAAGCTCCTTAAGAGTTAATTCATCGCCTCTTTCGTTGATAACTCTATCAATGATTTCTATCCTGCGTTCACGCAAATACTTCATTTTTCTGCTGATTACTTCAGAGTATAACTCAAATTTGCCGCCGAAGTAGTAATTTATCGCAGCCAGATTGCACTTTGCTTTTTGAGTCAACTGCCTTGCGCTTGTACCTTCAAAACCATAATCAGCAAACAATTCCTCGCCAGCATCCAGCAGTCTTATTTTAACATCACCATTTTCAATTTTATTTTCCATATATACACCTATTTTAAACATACGTTTCATACTAAAGTATAAAACATACGTTTAAAATAGTCAAGAAACATTTTTTTATGGAAACCGGCAAAAGAAGATACGATATGTTTGTGTGTAAATAATAAGGGATGGAAAAGATGTAAGCAATTCCATCCCTTTATATGCGTTTATATGACTAACGGCGGTTAAGCAGTTTGTTCTTGCGGTTGAGCGTCGACTTCGTCTGATTTATAATCCATCGGCGGCAGTTGGCTCAAAGTCCAGTACATATTAATGGTCTTCATAGCATCGAGGAACTGCTTGTAATCGACAGGTTTGACTATGTAGCCCGCGACGCCCAGGTCGAAACTGTCGAGGATATTCTGGTCAACGTCTGATGTCGTCAGAACAACGATCGGTATTCGCTTGAGGTCGGCGTCTGCCTTTGCGACCTTAAGGAACTCAAAGCCGTTCATTCTCGGCATATTCAAGTCCAGCAGAATGACACACGGTTTTGCATTGTTCGGGTCTCTTAAATACTCGAGCGCATCCTCTCCATCAACTTTGCGAAGCAGTTCGTTGGTGATTTTTAAGTCGTTCACCGCACGCTGTGTGATAATCGCGTCAACATCGTCGTCATCAACTAATAGAATTGGTTTGAAGTTTCGCATGTTTAACCTCTGTCTTTTCCTTTCTTAATGTAAAGTGGAATGTACTTCCAACTGTCGGCTGGGATTCGACCCAGATTTTTCCGTCGTATTTTTCAATAATTCTTTTAACTACTGAAAGACCTATGCCGGTGCTTTCCTCTTCGTCGCGTCTGACAAGGGTCTGGAAGATTTTGAAAATCTTTTCGAAATATTTTTCTTCGATTCCGCGTCCGTTATCGGAAACGCTAAACTTCCAGCAATCGCCATCATCGATGCATTTCAGGCGTATATAGCCGTTCGGTTTATCCATATATCTAACCGCGTTATTGATTAAATTCTGGAATATCTGCTGCATATGCGTTTTGCTGCATACAAGCGTCGGGAAGTCAGTTTCGAATACTATTACAATATTATGCGGAATTTCGGTATTGGCTATGATTTGCCGAAGCATATCATTTATACTTACCGGCAGAATATCTTTTGCGTGGCCGAGTTCAGAATAAGTAAGAATACCGCTGATAAGTTCGCTCATGCGTTCTGTTCTTTTTAGCAGCGTATGCAGATAATATCTGCCCTGATCGTCGAGCTTCTTTCCGTAATCTGTCATAAGTATTCCCGCCAGACTGCCGATAGCACGCAACGGAGCTTTAAGGTCGTGTGCTGCCACGTGCGCAAAATCAGAAAGTTCTCTGTTGGCGATTGTCAGATTTTTAATGCTTTTTTCGAGTTTTTCATTAAGGCTTTGCTGTTCGGCTTCTGCTTTTTGGCGTTCGACGATTTCCTTGTTGAGATTAACCATTGACGTTGTGGTTAACTGCAGATTTTCAGTCATTCGATTAAACGCCGCGGCCAGATGTCCCATTTCGTCTTTCGAATCTACATCTACTCTTTGCGAAAAATTACCCATTGCTATCAAAGCAGTAGTCCGCAGCAGTTTTGAAATCGGTCCGGTTATGTCCGACGCTACAAAGATTGATAACACAACGCCCGCTATCAGGATTGTCAGCCCGACAAGAATCGTTGTGTTTCGCAATGCGGCAAGTTTCCTGCTGAAGCCTTCATACTGATACACTGTTATTATGCAGAATTTTTCATTTTCAATCGGCACATACGCGATATAACTGTCCGCGCCCCAGACAGAAGCACGCTCGAAACCTATTTTTGATTTTTTAAGTTCCGATAGAACATGTTCTGTTCTGCCGTTGGGCAGTTCCAGCCTTCTGAACAGCTTGCTCTTGTCTCGACAAGCCAAAACGGTACCATCATAATCGATAAGAATAATAGAAATGTCCTTGTCCTGAACAAAGCTATGGATATTTCCGACTAATTGTGTAATAGGTATCCTGGCTAAAATAAAACCCATAAAGTCGTCGAAAAAGTCCCTCTCGCAGAATCCTATTTCCACACAAGGCTCATCTAATTCCGGCACATAGGGGTTATATGCACTGAACGCTTTGTTGGGGTTCTTTATCGCTTTTCCGAAAACTTCGGAATTACTTATATTCGAAAAATTTACTACCTGCTTTCCATAAACTAATTTTAATTCTTCCTGTCCTGTTTCTTTGGTGTAAGAAATGGAGCCGAACTCCGGTGTAAATTTTTCAAGATACCCGACAAGGAAGTTTTCCTGTTGTTTTTTGAAATAAGTTGTTACGGCTTCAGAGTGGCCGATTTTCTCCAGTAATTGTTCTTTGTTGTTTATCGCGATTTTTATTTGTTCGCCGGTATGGTTGGCGTAATATTGCAGTTTTTCTTTTTGGTCTTGTTTGATAGAATTAAACGTAAGTATATACGAAGCGATACCCAGTGCGACAGTAACCGCAAGGACAAGCCCTGTTTGCAAGACCATAATTTTTATTCGTATCGACTTAAACATTTTGCTTCCTGAAATTACTATTCAGCTTTTACCGGTACCGCGCCGGTACTTCTGACAATCTCTGCCGCATCTTCACTGTAAAGAAAATCAATAAATTCTTTCGCCAGTCCTGCCGGCTGACCTTTACAAGCAATGCCGAGCGGAATAACGTGTTTGTATTCACCGTTGAGTACGTTTTCACTCGAAGGCTCAATGCCGTCAACTTTCAATATTTTCAGTTTGGTATTAATAACCGCCGACAATGGCAGAAAACCAATCGTCTGCTTGTGATCCAGCATTGCAGAGACAGCTTCAGGCGTAAGATACATTACTTTTGCCGCCGGACTGTTCACATCGGCAAACCCAGGCAGCGTTTTACCAAGAACGCTTAACGCAGAGTCGCCGGCCTCTCTGGTCAGCGGATATATCTTGCCGGGCTTTACGCCGAGCTGACTCCAGTTTTTTATTTCGCCTTTATAAATGCTGAAAATCTGCTGCGTTGTGATGTTGTTAATATCGTTGGTGTCCCATCGAACGACGAAGACTATTGGCGTTTTGGCGAATACTACTTGTGTTACGCCGGCGTACTTTTCAGCGTCTTTGAGTTCGCGTGCTGTTCTGGCCAAATCCGCTTTGTCTGCTATGACAGCCTTTATACCGGCGGTGGAACCGATGCTCTCGGGAATCTTGATTTTTGTTCCGCTGTGTTTGGCCTCAAAAGCGGTCGCCAGAGTACGTAAAAGCTCTGCGCTGTCGCCTGTGCCGGTGATTGTTATTTTATTTGTCGATGCGCTGTTGGCGTCAGAGGCACCAAACGCCGCTGAACATATTAAAATAACTGCTGCTAATGTTAAAATTATATTTTTCATTTTTGTTTCCTTTTATAGCGTCCAGTAGAAACCATACCGCAGAAAAACTGCGGGGTCGTTCTTCGCCTGGCTGTAGAAATTGCCCGGCAGGAACAATTCCGCCTCTAATCTATGCTCGATATTTTTGCACGGTTTATATTTCAGCATAGTCTTCAGAAGTTGTCCTTTGAAGTTTCCGCTTTTGCTCATACCGTTTGTTCCGCCTGCGGAAGTATTATCATCCGCGAACAGAAGCGCATATCCGCTAAGCAGTCTTGCTTTCTTTGTAACATCTGTTTCCCAGTCAACATAGAGCCTGTGCAGATTTGCGTTGTCATACGACCTGCCGTCGATAGCATCGAGATTGCCCTGATAGAGCACGCTCCATGTATCGACTCTGCCGAAGCATTTATCGAAATTATTATTTCTGTCATCGCCGCCTGAAAGATACTCATAACCCAAAGTCAGCATATTGTTCTTTTCGTCGTTGAAATTATAAATAAGCTGGTCATTTGTGGCGAATGAGCCGAGGCTGTTTCCGTTTTTGTGGCCGAACTGCGGCGCAAATTCCATACTGTAATCCCAGTGGTCGGTCAGCGTGCCGTATTTTCTCAAGCCAAGCGTATGAACTTCACCCTCATAACTGTTGGCTGCGACTTGTTCTGTATATTGTTTATAAATGTAATACAGGTCTAATCCGCTTTTCTTGCCGGTCTTTTTGGACCAGTAAGCGATAAAACCTTTTTCATCCTGTTCTGCCAAATCGAAATCTCTGTCGTGGAACGGATTGAAAATTTTTCCGCTGTCGGCGTGATTATCAATCAATATCAAATCAAGCACCGAATCTTTTCCATCGATGTCATAAGTAAATCTCAACGCGTCGAAGAACGCCGAGCGTCCGCCATCGCACGGAGTGCCGTCGCAAATCAGCCAGCCGCTGCCGAGGATAATATCTTGTCTGCCTGCGGTGATTGTCAGCGGCAAATCGAACGCGTTTCGCACAACAAGGTTGAATCGGTCAATCAGGATTTCATTCCTGTCGAATTGCGGGTCCTGCGATTTCGGCTGAATGTAATAGCGGGGTTCAGTTACAAATCTGATGTTGAAATCCACATCGTCGGTAATTTTTACTTTAGCACCGGCCCTTAATCTGTAGCGAGGGAAAATAAGCTGTTCGTGTCCACGTGCGTTTTTATCTAACCTCTTGTTATTGTAGTATTCCGCACGCAATCTCAAATCCGCTTGAATTTCCAGCCAGTCGGTCGGATTCTTTAATTGAGACAGAAAATCTTTTCTGCCTGAATTTGCATCCGTTATAGATGCCGACCTCGCCGGCTGCGTTGCGCAAAACCAGAGTACAATAACCGCACAAAAAAAAATTGTTCTCACAATAAACTCCTTTACCCTGCTCTTTAAAATTTATCCAATCGTTAGATTAGATTCCATCCATAGTCACAAATATATTATGTTTTTCGACTATAAATGGGTGTCGCTTAACGATTTGATGAATAACGATGCGACAATTAGAGATTGAAATCATTTAGAATGGATTAGGGAATTGTTATAGGACTGTAAATATTGTAATAGTTTTTTGGTGAAAACTTCTTTTTTCTGTTTTTTAAGACCATAGAATTAATCTTTACTTTTTGTCTGGTTTTTGTTCTAATCACGCGTATGGTAAGGATTAAGCATCATTAGGTTTTTTATGGGACCTGGTTACGTGACAAGATTTTCCTATGATATTTGCATAGTCGGGGGGTTGGGGCATATTGGTTTGCCGTTGGGCATATCATTCGCAAAGGCCGGCAAAAAAGTAATGCTTTACGATATTAATCAGCACTCGATTGATATGGTATCCAAAGGCAAAATGCCGTTTATGGAAAACGGAGCTGAAAAACCCCTTCGTGAAACTCTTAACAAGAAATTATTTATCAGTTCGGATAAAAACGCAGTCTCCGCCTGCCATTTTGTTATTCTTACTATTGGTACGCCGATAGACGAACATCTGAACCCGAAATTTACGCTATTCAGGAAATTCTTCGATGATATAATGCCGCTGCTTAAAAACGGTCAGCATATTATTATCAGAAGTACAGTATATCCTGGCACAACTGAAAAAGTCCGTGATATGCTGAAGAAGAGCGGAATAAAAGCCAGGGTTTCATTTTGTCCGGAACGAATAGCCGAAGGCAAGGCTATGGAGGAACTCGGCGGTCTGCCGCAGATTATTTCTGCGTTCGATGACAAATCGCTCAAGGAAGCAGGCAAAATGTT harbors:
- a CDS encoding substrate-binding domain-containing protein, with translation MKNIILTLAAVILICSAAFGASDANSASTNKITITGTGDSAELLRTLATAFEAKHSGTKIKIPESIGSTAGIKAVIADKADLARTARELKDAEKYAGVTQVVFAKTPIVFVVRWDTNDINNITTQQIFSIYKGEIKNWSQLGVKPGKIYPLTREAGDSALSVLGKTLPGFADVNSPAAKVMYLTPEAVSAMLDHKQTIGFLPLSAVINTKLKILKVDGIEPSSENVLNGEYKHVIPLGIACKGQPAGLAKEFIDFLYSEDAAEIVRSTGAVPVKAE
- a CDS encoding alginate export family protein — translated: MRTIFFCAVIVLWFCATQPARSASITDANSGRKDFLSQLKNPTDWLEIQADLRLRAEYYNNKRLDKNARGHEQLIFPRYRLRAGAKVKITDDVDFNIRFVTEPRYYIQPKSQDPQFDRNEILIDRFNLVVRNAFDLPLTITAGRQDIILGSGWLICDGTPCDGGRSAFFDALRFTYDIDGKDSVLDLILIDNHADSGKIFNPFHDRDFDLAEQDEKGFIAYWSKKTGKKSGLDLYYIYKQYTEQVAANSYEGEVHTLGLRKYGTLTDHWDYSMEFAPQFGHKNGNSLGSFATNDQLIYNFNDEKNNMLTLGYEYLSGGDDRNNNFDKCFGRVDTWSVLYQGNLDAIDGRSYDNANLHRLYVDWETDVTKKARLLSGYALLFADDNTSAGGTNGMSKSGNFKGQLLKTMLKYKPCKNIEHRLEAELFLPGNFYSQAKNDPAVFLRYGFYWTL
- a CDS encoding HAMP domain-containing protein, producing MFKSIRIKIMVLQTGLVLAVTVALGIASYILTFNSIKQDQKEKLQYYANHTGEQIKIAINNKEQLLEKIGHSEAVTTYFKKQQENFLVGYLEKFTPEFGSISYTKETGQEELKLVYGKQVVNFSNISNSEVFGKAIKNPNKAFSAYNPYVPELDEPCVEIGFCERDFFDDFMGFILARIPITQLVGNIHSFVQDKDISIILIDYDGTVLACRDKSKLFRRLELPNGRTEHVLSELKKSKIGFERASVWGADSYIAYVPIENEKFCIITVYQYEGFSRKLAALRNTTILVGLTILIAGVVLSIFVASDITGPISKLLRTTALIAMGNFSQRVDVDSKDEMGHLAAAFNRMTENLQLTTTSMVNLNKEIVERQKAEAEQQSLNEKLEKSIKNLTIANRELSDFAHVAAHDLKAPLRAIGSLAGILMTDYGKKLDDQGRYYLHTLLKRTERMSELISGILTYSELGHAKDILPVSINDMLRQIIANTEIPHNIVIVFETDFPTLVCSKTHMQQIFQNLINNAVRYMDKPNGYIRLKCIDDGDCWKFSVSDNGRGIEEKYFEKIFKIFQTLVRRDEEESTGIGLSVVKRIIEKYDGKIWVESQPTVGSTFHFTLRKEKTEVKHAKLQTNSIS
- a CDS encoding CerR family C-terminal domain-containing protein; this encodes MENKIENGDVKIRLLDAGEELFADYGFEGTSARQLTQKAKCNLAAINYYFGGKFELYSEVISRKMKYLRERRIEIIDRVINERGDELTLKELITVFAESFVEPLTNEAGGRRFLKMCGWEMLNPKFSKDRFLDEMIKPVIQHMLGAFSKVCPSLPKEKSLLCIASIVAQLMHSIQLDNLFSGVKRQEFTSFTLQQRIEHIIEFSYEAVSGLCRNYAVQK
- a CDS encoding response regulator — its product is MRNFKPILLVDDDDVDAIITQRAVNDLKITNELLRKVDGEDALEYLRDPNNAKPCVILLDLNMPRMNGFEFLKVAKADADLKRIPIVVLTTSDVDQNILDSFDLGVAGYIVKPVDYKQFLDAMKTINMYWTLSQLPPMDYKSDEVDAQPQEQTA